The proteins below come from a single Melitaea cinxia chromosome 9, ilMelCinx1.1, whole genome shotgun sequence genomic window:
- the LOC123656294 gene encoding AH receptor-interacting protein: protein MYKIKMSNTAPIVKNTIYAGQKYVPIADGSKVHFHFQTWKLGKEKVLIDDSKKIGKREPMVLVIGHKFKLEVWENIVKKMAVGEVASFQVKKELVYSYPFVSKTLRELGQEQRRKHTCTMTLHTEGIGYPDLDDLINNPCDLEFIIEVLKVETSNEYEKELWQLSSEERLKLVPELKEKGNKLYGKKLYDEAEDAYRQAISICEQLMIRERKCDEEWIGLNKIKLPILLNFAQCKLIKGEYYDVIEHCNTVLDYDADNEKALYRRAKANVGAWNPDAAEKDFKRLKTLNPDLIPTIDKELENIKQLRKQKSEKDKETLKKLFVKENESS from the exons atgtataaaataaaaatgagtaataCAGCCCCAATAGTAAAAAATACCATCTACGCAGGTCAAAAATATGTACCTATCGCTGATGGGAGCAAG GTACACTTTCATTTTCAAACATGGAAACTGGGAAAAGAAAAAGTTCTCATAGATGACAGTAAGAAAATTGGTAAAAGGGAACCAATGGTTCTTGTAATTGGTCATAAATTTAAACTTGAAGTATGGGAGAATATAGTCAAAAAGATGGCTGTTGGAGAAGTGGCAAGTTTTCAAGTTAAAAAAGAG CTGGTATATAGTTACCCATTTGTATCAAAGACTCTCCGTGAACTGGGGCAAGAACAACGTAGAAAACACACATGTACTATGACTCTACACACTGAAGGAATAGGCTATCCTGATTTAGATGACTTGATAAATAACCCTTGTGACTTAGAATTTATCATAG AAGTGTTAAAAGTTGAAACATCAAATGAATATGAGAAGGAATTATGGCAGCTCAGTAGTGAAGAGAGACTTAAACTTGTACCAGAACTCAAGGAAAAAGGCAACAAACTGTacggaaaaaaattgtatgatgAAGCGGAGGATGCATATAGACAGGCCATATCGATTTGTGAACAACTAATGATTAG GGAAAGAAAATGTGATGAGGAATGGATCGGCCTCAATAAAATAAAGCTACCAATTTTACTCAACTTTGCTCAATGCAAACTTATCAAGGGGGAATACTATGATGTTATTGAGCATTGCAATACTGTTTTAGATTATGATGCag ATAATGAAAAAGCCCTGTATCGAAGAGCTAAAGCAAATGTAGGAGCGTGGAACCCTGATGCAGCTGAAAAAGATTTCAAaagattaaaaactttaaatccAGATCTTATTCCTACCATTGATAAAGAGTTAGAAAATATCAAGCAGCTAAGAAAACAAAAGAGCGAAAAGGATAAGGAAACTTTGaagaaattatttgttaaagaaAATGAAAGTTCATAG